A window of Sutcliffiella cohnii contains these coding sequences:
- a CDS encoding ImmA/IrrE family metallo-endopeptidase, whose amino-acid sequence MQISNILQRTTSDWWEERANKVLSHFNFSNPDEIDMYDICWKYGVKIKPLDKHFYYGEIKDGIKAMSFPKESGRRGVIYLKPDLDPIEKKIILAEEFSHCYSHHISQVSMNSSFIAKTEAQARRMAAYLLMPFKFLKNVFVAAADEAIMISDIADYFIVTEEFARYRLELIYNRRVDGFGATVNGKLGSIEWI is encoded by the coding sequence ATGCAGATAAGTAATATCTTACAAAGAACCACAAGTGATTGGTGGGAAGAAAGAGCAAATAAAGTACTATCTCATTTCAATTTTTCCAATCCAGATGAGATAGATATGTACGATATATGCTGGAAGTATGGAGTAAAGATTAAACCATTGGACAAGCACTTCTATTATGGAGAAATTAAAGATGGGATTAAGGCTATGTCGTTCCCAAAAGAAAGTGGCCGACGCGGAGTTATTTACCTTAAACCTGATTTGGATCCAATCGAGAAAAAGATAATCTTAGCTGAAGAGTTTAGCCATTGCTATTCCCACCACATTTCACAAGTTTCAATGAATAGTAGTTTTATAGCTAAGACCGAAGCACAGGCAAGAAGGATGGCAGCATACTTACTTATGCCCTTTAAGTTTCTAAAGAACGTTTTTGTTGCAGCAGCAGATGAGGCTATAATGATTTCTGATATTGCAGACTATTTTATCGTTACGGAAGAGTTTGCAAGATACCGCTTGGAACTTATATATAACCGTCGTGTTGATGGGTTTGGGGCAACTGTTAATGGTAAGTTAGGGAGTATTGAGTGGATTTAG
- a CDS encoding DUF3037 domain-containing protein has product MERKPYWYSVIQYYPNSVKGEVLNVGVIIHQPDSGSVRHFILDTGNIKLRGILSNQVNFDSYKIQKEYFEYYLEKLPNSNDLLIPNVFTHTFLLELAKEFPPDFKASEPTFALTNNLDTLFNQLLSAYIGSDFINRDDYQQITTKKYVRNYFDERKLIDRKVKPNVKFTPIKNVESMHFLIDFVYKNGVLNFMQAVPSNKDHFTNWFTKINTITNVMQDDLGFHLLYDSTDKLNEDKTVKQTLSYLQSKDQRINIIDIHTGDFEMFCRKIESDGKDVEDYESELILLQGA; this is encoded by the coding sequence GTGGAGAGAAAGCCGTACTGGTACTCTGTAATTCAATATTATCCTAACTCAGTAAAAGGTGAAGTATTAAATGTTGGAGTCATTATTCATCAACCTGATTCAGGTTCTGTAAGACACTTCATACTTGATACGGGAAATATTAAATTAAGAGGTATTTTAAGTAACCAAGTTAATTTTGATTCGTATAAAATTCAAAAGGAATATTTTGAATACTATTTAGAAAAATTACCAAATAGTAATGATCTACTAATCCCTAACGTATTCACACATACTTTTTTATTAGAATTAGCCAAAGAATTCCCACCGGATTTTAAAGCTTCAGAACCTACGTTTGCTTTAACTAACAATTTAGATACATTATTTAATCAATTATTATCTGCTTATATTGGTAGCGATTTTATTAACCGTGATGATTACCAACAAATTACTACCAAAAAATATGTGAGGAATTATTTCGATGAAAGAAAACTTATTGATCGAAAAGTAAAGCCTAACGTTAAATTCACTCCGATTAAAAACGTTGAGAGCATGCACTTTTTGATAGACTTTGTATACAAAAATGGCGTATTAAATTTTATGCAGGCTGTTCCATCTAATAAAGATCATTTTACAAATTGGTTTACAAAAATAAACACTATTACAAATGTAATGCAAGATGATTTAGGATTTCACTTATTATACGATAGTACAGATAAATTAAATGAGGACAAGACAGTAAAACAAACACTTTCATACCTTCAATCAAAAGATCAACGGATAAACATCATAGATATTCATACCGGTGATTTCGAGATGTTCTGTAGAAAGATCGAAAGTGACGGAAAAGATGTTGAAGATTATGAAAGTGAATTAATACTTTTACAAGGAGCTTAA
- a CDS encoding tyrosine-type recombinase/integrase: protein MASFQQRGKNSFLLTVEAGYNSKGKRLRRTRTIKIEDESLLKTKKKLKDYLNDELLKFKMEVEAGAYIAPEKMTLEKFITEWEKKYADKELSETTLSSYLSQIKNHIIPNIGHLRIDKITPIHIIHLLDNMERVDGKNEPISVRSKQGTYLAIRNILQRAVEWKIIKNNPVADVKKPKENNMVDKEINVYDEDEVEALFKAAQNQPFHWRIFLTLALAAGLRRSELLGLEWSKIDFNNNSINITQVVVKGRIGATIKSPKSRKSKRVVSLPPSVMEELKAYHLHWKKEKLQLGEIWTEKEHEWLFCNQNGTHFYPTTPTTWWRRFISNAGVRFIRLHDLRHTSATLLINQGVHAKIISERLGHADIRITMDTYGHALQKADQEAANKLDSIFMKREAK, encoded by the coding sequence ATGGCAAGTTTCCAACAGCGTGGCAAAAATTCATTCTTATTAACTGTTGAAGCAGGATATAATTCAAAGGGAAAACGTTTAAGGCGCACTAGAACAATTAAAATAGAAGATGAATCACTTCTAAAAACGAAAAAGAAACTAAAAGATTACCTAAATGATGAATTGTTAAAGTTCAAAATGGAAGTAGAAGCTGGTGCCTATATTGCTCCAGAAAAAATGACTTTGGAGAAATTTATAACTGAGTGGGAAAAGAAGTATGCAGATAAAGAGCTTTCCGAAACTACTCTCTCAAGCTATTTATCTCAAATTAAAAACCATATCATACCAAATATCGGTCACTTACGAATCGATAAGATTACTCCAATTCATATAATTCATTTATTAGATAATATGGAGAGGGTAGATGGAAAAAATGAACCCATTTCTGTTAGATCTAAACAGGGGACTTATTTGGCAATCAGAAACATTCTTCAACGCGCTGTAGAGTGGAAAATCATCAAGAATAATCCCGTTGCAGATGTAAAAAAGCCAAAAGAAAATAATATGGTAGATAAAGAAATTAATGTCTATGATGAAGATGAAGTTGAAGCTTTATTCAAAGCAGCACAAAATCAACCATTTCATTGGAGGATCTTCCTAACATTAGCACTTGCAGCTGGATTAAGAAGAAGTGAGTTATTAGGGCTTGAATGGTCAAAAATTGATTTTAACAATAATTCTATTAATATTACACAGGTTGTAGTTAAGGGTAGGATCGGTGCAACTATCAAAAGTCCAAAGTCTCGAAAATCCAAACGTGTAGTTTCTTTACCTCCTTCCGTAATGGAAGAACTAAAAGCATATCACCTTCATTGGAAGAAAGAAAAACTACAACTAGGAGAAATTTGGACTGAGAAAGAACATGAGTGGCTATTTTGTAACCAAAATGGTACTCATTTTTATCCAACTACTCCTACTACCTGGTGGAGACGCTTTATAAGTAATGCAGGTGTACGTTTTATTCGTCTGCATGATCTTAGACACACGTCTGCAACGTTATTAATTAATCAAGGGGTTCATGCTAAAATAATTTCTGAAAGACTTGGTCATGCCGATATTCGTATTACTATGGATACCTATGGTCATGCTCTACAGAAAGCAGATCAAGAGGCTGCAAATAAATTAGATAGTATTTTTATGAAACGAGAAGCAAAATAA
- a CDS encoding extracellular catalytic domain type 1 short-chain-length polyhydroxyalkanoate depolymerase, giving the protein MTVKKGLFVLVSMMLLCAFMVYPIPASATGQFLSGSFGGKPYKLYVPDQYDSSKSYPLYVMLHGCTQDANQFATGTQMNLLADEEEFLVLYPEQTSSANSNKCWNWFEIAHQSRGSGEPSVIAGMVNQVKNNYSINGEKVYVSGLSAGGAMSVIMGVTYPDIFSGIGVGAGLEYKAATSMINAFTAMSNGGPNPQNQGRIAYDAMGQYANPIPVIVIHGTSDYTVAPINADQVISQWAVTNDLAQNGLEDGWIDDQPEAITNLSVPGGRNYTVSDYETRDGKVFMKKVVVQNMGHAWSGGSSQGSYTDPQGPNASRMMWDFFETFSNDEDEDALITNATPPGGIYSAPITVELHTNKPATTFYSTDGTTPTTNSDVYTSPITVTQNTTIKYFSVDSDGNTEEIKEEIYVIDEDRVDPPPNEAIHIPSIWSEDGFVGQFSADGRGSGDIKVGDKGMYNTDTYRGILSFDTSMLSSETISSVKLRIYIKSQQGSVSSINIDMKNGYFGSTSSIEQGDYSAVATIANVTSFQPTQTEYVEIMLPTSSLTSINKNGKTQFRLKAVTVPGFPSNVIEFYGGEHVQFTPKLIVNDID; this is encoded by the coding sequence AAACCGTATAAATTATATGTACCTGATCAATATGATTCAAGTAAGTCTTATCCTTTATATGTCATGCTTCATGGGTGTACACAAGATGCCAATCAATTTGCTACTGGGACACAAATGAACCTTCTCGCGGATGAGGAAGAATTTCTAGTACTATACCCAGAACAAACATCATCTGCAAACTCCAATAAGTGTTGGAATTGGTTCGAAATAGCTCACCAATCGCGTGGTAGTGGTGAACCAAGTGTTATTGCAGGTATGGTCAATCAAGTAAAAAATAACTACTCTATTAATGGTGAAAAAGTGTATGTTTCTGGATTATCAGCTGGAGGTGCTATGAGCGTTATTATGGGGGTTACGTATCCGGATATATTTTCTGGTATAGGAGTTGGAGCTGGTCTTGAGTACAAAGCTGCTACTTCAATGATTAATGCATTTACTGCGATGTCAAATGGTGGACCAAACCCTCAAAATCAAGGAAGAATTGCGTACGATGCGATGGGACAATATGCAAACCCCATCCCGGTTATCGTTATTCATGGTACTTCTGATTACACTGTTGCCCCTATAAACGCAGACCAGGTTATTAGTCAATGGGCTGTAACGAATGATCTGGCACAAAACGGACTAGAAGACGGTTGGATTGATGATCAACCTGAAGCTATTACGAATTTATCGGTACCTGGAGGAAGAAATTATACAGTTAGTGACTATGAGACTCGAGACGGAAAAGTATTCATGAAAAAGGTTGTCGTTCAAAACATGGGCCATGCCTGGTCAGGAGGCAGCTCCCAAGGAAGTTATACAGACCCTCAAGGACCAAATGCAAGTAGAATGATGTGGGATTTCTTTGAAACATTTAGCAATGATGAAGACGAAGATGCTCTAATTACTAATGCAACCCCACCTGGAGGAATATACTCAGCTCCGATTACAGTAGAACTTCATACAAATAAACCTGCCACAACTTTTTATAGTACGGATGGAACGACACCAACAACTAATTCTGATGTATACACTTCTCCAATAACGGTTACACAAAATACTACGATAAAATACTTTTCTGTCGATAGTGATGGAAATACGGAAGAAATAAAAGAAGAAATATATGTGATAGATGAGGATAGGGTAGACCCTCCGCCTAATGAGGCTATTCATATACCGTCTATTTGGAGTGAAGATGGCTTTGTAGGCCAGTTTTCTGCTGATGGAAGAGGAAGTGGGGATATTAAAGTCGGAGATAAGGGAATGTATAATACGGACACATATAGAGGCATTCTCTCATTTGACACAAGTATGCTATCTTCCGAAACAATTTCCTCAGTAAAATTAAGAATATATATTAAAAGTCAGCAAGGATCAGTTTCCTCTATAAATATAGATATGAAAAATGGTTATTTTGGCAGTACGTCTTCAATAGAACAAGGAGACTATAGTGCTGTAGCAACAATAGCAAATGTAACTAGTTTTCAACCAACTCAAACTGAATATGTTGAAATAATGCTGCCAACAAGTTCTTTAACTTCTATTAATAAAAATGGTAAAACACAATTTCGGTTAAAGGCTGTTACAGTTCCAGGATTTCCTTCTAATGTTATCGAGTTTTATGGAGGGGAGCATGTACAGTTTACACCGAAGCTTATTGTAAATGATATAGATTAG